The following proteins are co-located in the Vibrio azureus genome:
- the purU gene encoding formyltetrahydrofolate deformylase: MEKKTLLTHCNDAPGLIAKITNICYKHQLNIVHNNEFVDNTSGHFFMRTELEGYFNDHTFLADLDQALPQGAKRKLISSGRKKIVILVTKEAHCLGDILMKNYDGSLDVEIAAVVSNYDTLQPLTERFDIPYHYVTHQDLSREQHEQQVLAVLEQYNADYLVLAKYMRVLTPSFVEKYRHKIINIHHSFLPAFIGARPYQQAYDRGVKIIGATAHFVTNDLDEGPIIKQDVIPVDHTFSAQDMAQAGRDVEKSVLSKALNKVLNDHVFVYGNKTVIL; this comes from the coding sequence ATGGAAAAGAAAACCCTTTTAACCCATTGTAATGATGCGCCAGGACTGATCGCTAAAATCACCAACATTTGTTACAAGCATCAACTTAACATCGTTCATAACAATGAATTTGTCGACAACACCAGCGGTCACTTCTTCATGAGAACAGAGCTAGAAGGTTATTTTAACGATCACACTTTTCTTGCCGACCTTGATCAAGCACTCCCTCAAGGGGCAAAACGTAAATTGATCAGTTCTGGTCGCAAAAAAATCGTCATTTTAGTCACGAAAGAAGCCCATTGTTTAGGGGATATCTTGATGAAAAACTATGATGGCAGTCTAGATGTCGAAATCGCAGCTGTAGTCAGTAATTACGATACATTGCAACCTTTAACCGAGCGATTTGATATTCCTTACCATTATGTCACTCATCAAGATCTCAGCCGAGAACAACATGAACAGCAGGTTTTGGCAGTACTTGAGCAATATAATGCTGATTACCTCGTCCTAGCCAAATATATGCGAGTCCTCACTCCCTCATTTGTCGAGAAATACCGCCATAAGATCATCAATATTCATCACAGTTTCTTACCTGCATTTATTGGCGCTAGACCCTATCAACAAGCTTATGATCGTGGTGTAAAAATTATTGGCGCAACGGCTCACTTCGTCACTAATGATCTCGATGAAGGTCCTATCATTAAGCAAGATGTTATCCCTGTTGACCACACCTTCAGTGCACAAGATATGGCACAAGCCGGCCGTGATGTTGAGAAGAGTGTCTTAAGCAAAGCGCTTAACAAGGTACTCAACGATCATGTTTTTGTTTATGGCAACAAGACGGTGATCTTGTAA